A region of Psychromonas sp. psych-6C06 DNA encodes the following proteins:
- a CDS encoding nucleotidyltransferase family protein, protein MEQRLISLIKSVPELIETAIVCRSVGLPNFYIAGGSITQLIWNNILEREPLDNVKDFDIVYFDDNENQTEKWYENNIRNQLKHSIKIDIKNQANVHKWYPEKFGQIIDAYTQVEQGIDSWLTAFAIGFTLNNNGEILIYSSYGLEDAFNMSVKPNKIAMTETSYIKMTKSFKERWSSISVEPWQ, encoded by the coding sequence ATGGAGCAACGTTTAATAAGTTTAATAAAATCAGTTCCTGAATTGATAGAGACAGCTATAGTATGTCGGAGTGTTGGTCTGCCAAATTTTTATATTGCGGGCGGTTCAATTACTCAGTTAATTTGGAATAATATATTAGAACGAGAGCCTCTTGATAATGTTAAAGATTTTGATATCGTTTATTTTGACGATAACGAAAATCAAACAGAAAAGTGGTATGAAAATAATATAAGGAATCAGCTTAAGCATTCCATAAAAATTGATATCAAGAATCAAGCGAATGTGCACAAGTGGTATCCTGAAAAGTTTGGTCAAATTATCGATGCTTACACGCAAGTCGAGCAGGGTATAGACTCTTGGTTAACGGCATTTGCTATTGGTTTTACTTTAAATAATAACGGTGAAATTTTAATTTATTCTTCTTATGGCTTAGAAGATGCTTTCAATATGAGTGTAAAGCCAAATAAGATTGCAATGACAGAAACGAGTTACATTAAAATGACTAAAAGCTTTAAAGAACGTTGGTCGTCGATATCTGTCGAACCTTGGCAATAA